In a single window of the Oryctolagus cuniculus chromosome 2, mOryCun1.1, whole genome shotgun sequence genome:
- the KCNF1 gene encoding voltage-gated potassium channel regulatory subunit KCNF1 — protein sequence MDGSAERSLPEPSSQDSAAGGDMEIVVNVGGVRQVLCGDLLSQYPETRLAELVNCLAGGYDAIFSLCDDYDPGKREFYFDRDPDAFKCVIEVYYFGEVHMKKGICPICFKSEMDFWKVDLRFLDDCCKSHLSERREELEEIARRVRLILDDLGVDAAEGRWRGCQKRVWKFLEKPESSRPARVVAVLSFLLILVSSVVMCMGTIPELQVLDAEGNRVEHPTLESVETACIGWFTLEYLLRLFSSPNKLHFVLSFMNIVDVLAILPFYVSLTLTHLGARMMELTNVQQAVQALRIMRVARIFKLARHSSGLQTLTYALKRSFKELGLLLMYLAVGIFVFSALGYTMEQSHPETLFKSIPQSFWWAIITMTTVGYGDIYPKTTLGKLNAAISFLCGVIAIALPIHPIINNFVRYYNKQRVLETAAKHELELMELNSSGATAEGKAGGSRSDLDILPPPEPPGKEGPSWGSRLKLSHSDTFIPLLTEEKHHRTRLQSCK from the coding sequence ATGGACGGGTCGGCGGAGCGCAGCCTCCCggagccgagcagccaggactcggcgGCCGGCGGCGACATGGAGATCGTAGTCAACGTAGGGGGCGTGCGGCAGGTGCTGTGCGGAGACCTGCTCAGCCAGTACCCCGAGACGCGGCTGGCCGAGCTGGTTAACTGCCTGGCGGGGGGCTACGACGCCATCTTCTCGCTGTGCGACGACTACGACCCCGGCAAGCGCGAGTTCTACTTCGACCGCGACCCGGACGCGTTCAAGTGCGTCATCGAGGTGTACTACTTCGGGGAGGTTCACATGAAGAAAGGTATCTGCCCCATCTGCTTCAAGAGCGAGATGGACTTCTGGAAGGTGGACCTGCGCTTCCTGGACGACTGCTGCAAGAGCCACCTGAGCGAGCGGCGCGAGGAGCTGGAGGAGATCGCGCGCCGCGTGCGCCTCATCCTGGACGACCTGGGCGTGGACGCGGCCGAGGGCCGCTGGCGCGGCTGCCAGAAGCGCGTCTGGAAGTTCCTGGAGAAGCCCGAGTCGTCGCGCCCGGCGCGCGTGGTGGCCGTGCTGTCCTTTCTGCTCATCCTCGTCTCGTCCGTGGTCATGTGCATGGGCACCATCCCCGAGCTGCAGGTGCTGGACGCCGAGGGCAACCGCGTGGAGCACCCGACGCTGGAGAGCGTGGAGACGGCGTGCATCGGCTGGTTCACGCTGGAGTACCTGCTGCGCCTCTTCTCGTCGCCCAACAAGCTGCACTTCGTCCTGTCCTTTATGAACATCGTGGACGTGCTGGCCATCCTGCCCTTCTACGTGAGCCTCACGCTCACGCACCTGGGCGCGCGCATGATGGAGCTGACCAACGTGCAGCAGGCCGTGCAGGCGCTGCGGATCATGCGCGTCGCGCGCATCTTCAAGCTGGCGCGCCACTCCTCGGGCCTGCAGACGCTCACCTACGCGCTCAAGCGCAGCTTCAaggagctggggctgctgctcATGTACCTGGCCGTGGGCATCTTCGTCTTCTCGGCGCTCGGCTACACCATGGAGCAGAGCCACCCGGAGACGCTGTTCAAGAGCATCCCCCAGTCCTTCTGGTGGGCCATCATCACCATGACTACGGTGGGCTACGGGGACATCTACCCCAAGACCACGCTGGGCAAGCTCAACGCGGCCATCAGCTTCCTGTGCGGCGTCATCGCCATCGCGCTGCCCATCCACCCCATCATCAACAACTTCGTCCGCTACTACAACAAGCAGCGCGTCCTGGAGACGGCCGCCAAGCACGAGCTGGAGCTCATGGAACTCAACTCCAGCGGGGCCACCGCCGAGGGCAAGGCCGGGGGCTCCCGCAGCGACCTGGACATCCTGCCGCCTCCGGAGCCGCCCGGGAAGGAGGGGCCGAGCTGGGGCAGCCGGCTGAAGCTCTCCCACAGCGACACTTTCATCCCCCTCCTGACCGAGGAGAAGCACCACAGGACCCGGCTCCAGAGCTGCAAGTGA